The following is a genomic window from Bactrocera tryoni isolate S06 chromosome 2, CSIRO_BtryS06_freeze2, whole genome shotgun sequence.
agtttttatacctgaataaataAGAGGTATATAATGACAAAGTCGCTATATAGTGATTAAACCATGACGTCCCTTTTAACTCAACCTGCCTCGACCTATCCATACAGGGTCCTGGCACTAGAGCGTTGCCTACAATAAAGAGGTTCATGTCTACGGTATGTTATACAGCATGTTATACTTATGTTTACgaatgttcttcttctttacaggCGTAGACATCTCTTACgcggttacagccgagttaacagttaaattggagattccaagcgaagccaggttcctcttcacctggtctttccaacgggttggtggtcttccttttcctctgcttcacccggcgggtactgcgtagaCTTCTAAATATAAGAGCTAGAGTATTTTTGTCCatgtattttaattcgctgatcTATGTCAATATCGCCGCATATCTCGTACCGCTCAACCTGCCTCGAATCCGATATTCGCAGTGGCCAATGCGTAAataaccataaatctttcgcagaacctttctcttgaaaactcgtaacgtcgactcatcaaatattgtcatcgtcctctgcatcatatagcaggacgggaataatgagtgacttgtactTGTAGAGTTTAGTGTTTGTTCGTCgcgaaaggactttacttctcaattgcctattcaggcCGAAGTAGCGAATACAACCTACGAATATTAGGGTGAGCCAAGAAAACTCTAATTTCGAATGATCTGGGctcaagtgcttgtatagaaagatttttcatttaaagaGATATCGTCCAGAAATTCGGTATAAATGATTTTCTAAGACAGTGGTGCAATTTCAGTgtaaattgttaagatcggattACAATAAAATGTGACTATCATACAATCGtttgtatttgacgagatatcttcaagaaatttggtacaaattattgcctatataatttttaaagaaatatttgtgatCCGacgaatataatatatagttgTCTACAAACTGAAGAAGTGGAATGAAGTGCTTGTATTTAAATCCTTTTCTTTTTACGAATTATCTTCACGAAAGGAATATtacaatttccaaaaaatttatcagATCGAGTCACAATAGCACGTACATACACGGTTCTTGAAACGGATATTTTGTagtgtgtagggtattatagcgtGTCTGTTTATTTATATACGATATAGTCAAAATTTAACCCATAAATTCGATGAAAGTGtttttggctcaccctaatTTATGTGTTATGATGCCACCTTTATCCGTATACGGCATTGAGCAATTGGCAAGTCTGTCGTAGGTGTATtattatattgatatttatcaggcttaatatgtacatatataagtatatattttgatttgtattcTCCAGTAATgatcattaattgttctccagtagttatttttgctttcttttctcCTTTTTTGTTATTACTAAAGCAAGTCATgccgttacatacatacatacatatgtacatgtatgtatgtttgtcagAAACATTTCTTTGACTCACAGTTTCATATGGCGATACAACTATTTAGGCACAAACCAACGTACATTTAATACTTATGTAGTATATTCCAATTTCTTACTTACATGCGCACTTCTACATATCTCTGTAAATAAATCGAGGCATATGTaagtttaacaattttttcgccaacttaaaaggttgcttacataaaaagttatatgtgaactatttatttatttataatatatatgtgaTTTATTTGTAGATACATATAGATATCTTGTTTTTCAATAGGCGCACAGCAATTAGCAGCCGAACGAGTTCTACTCACAGCGCCGCTTtacaattgtacatacatatgtatgtatgtttttattatgtTGTTTCACCATGCAACCAACAACCTAACTGCTTAATGGCATATGGTTTCACATACAATTTACTATTGCTCATATTCAAAGTCGTACTTACATATGCCTATTTATGtgccatatatgtaaatatgtatgtatgggaaTATACTCGCTCGAGTCCATAGATACGCGTGTGTGCTTGCTAGCGCTTAGTCATATCTAGATACTACTTGTTCTACATAAATGAACAGCTGGGCTTGTGTAAGCCGAACGGCAATTTCTCACGCATAAGCAAGGCAAATAGCGTGCAGAGTGTGAACACATTCGAAATGTACATTGTTACATATTGacttttctatatatgtacatatgtatgtatgtatctgcatttatttaaagcattctttaaatgtttttttgaattctttCCCTTTGTGCTTTCCAATATAAAGGTTGTCCATATATCACGTGAGCAGTTCAATGTGTTTAGATCTTCAACTGCCACTTCGGGAACTGCAAAAAGTTTACGGAGGGGATACCTCAAGTGAAACAGCATGCCATGATTTCGATATTAACTACCTTCCGCGTGAGGGAAGGCCAAAACCTTTGGAAGACGGTGAAGTGGAGACGTTGCCTTGTTAAGGATCCGTTTCAAACGGAAGAAGAGCTAGTTTCAGCATTGGAAGTGAAACGACAAGCCATTTTAAAATTACACCGAAACGAGGAACTTGGATTCCTTACGATATAAAGCAAAAGGACGTTGAGAGTCGCCTTTTCACCTATAAATAATTACTCCAGCGGCAAAAAAAGAAAGGTTTTTATTTAACGAAACGTAACAGATGATGAAAAGTATAATATAGCAatcaaaaatcaagaaaatcgTCGGGTCTGCCCGTTTATGCTTCACCTCGGCCTAATATTCACGCTGTTCAAGTTATGATAAGTATTTAGTAAAATCTTCGGCGctatttattattcatttaaaCGAAAACATCAATGAGGAACAGTATTGACTTCAATTGATGCGATTGAGTTGAGCACTGCGCAAAAAGCGGTCTCAAAACCTTTGAGAAGCACGAAAAAGGGATACTGCTGCATGACAACGCTTAAATGGGATGTCCTTCCCCGCTCACCATATTTCCCATATTGCACCGTCCGATTATTACTTGTTCTGTTCGATTACCCATAGTATTGCAgtcaaagttaacgttttttcttggtCTTGAATCATTTAGTATGCAAATTTTTGCATGGTTGATTCTTGTagaataccaaatttcgtacgAAATCCTTTTTTTGCCAGTTTAAAagtatagtaattttttttacaaatctaGATTACGaaggatatttttttcttgatggAAATGCTATCTAATACCTTCCCATCGCAgcttatattttaaaacataactAAAAATCCTGTTTTGTATATTAGGGATATTATTCCTCGTAATactggttagtcgaaaaagtctttttgtatttctaatcagacttcaacatatttttgttttatttatactaagaaataaataaacaaatatgtaaatatgtaccattttggtcggcCATATGCAAAcgtacatattaaatttaacccATAATTCGTTATAATCGTTATTACTTTTGGCTCACCCTGATATGGATATTTATTTTCTGCTACTCAGATATCAGAAATAGGCAAATTTAAAACACTCTTATTTAATCATACCTTGCTATTTTTAGTCCTgcgatttatattattttatcaaaaaaatattttataagacttctctattatttatttaagaatttaaaactAACAACGTCTTCAATcgtgaaaataccgcaagataCTAAAATACTAACGAACTTACATTCCAAACTTATTAGTGAAATAAGGCAAAATTCAGGCTAGAAATACTTAAGAAGTTCAATCAAAGGTTAAATTTCACACTATAATGTGTGATGCTAAAAGCCATTCATTGCACAAACTTTTTACAAAAGAACACACCACACTACACTAGGTTTTTTGTTGCTGCCTCATGAATACGCATATTAATTacagtatttaatatttataactgcaaacaaaacttttttctgtTTACTTTTGAACCCTATTTTTGTTACATTTGTGAACCTTAGATGCAACGTTTTTTAGGGTTGACAATCTTAGTTTAGGGTAGGTTAAAAGGTCGATCACAACATAAATATCATTTGGACAGCTCGTCCGTCCCACCCGTCCGTTGTGATATCCAGAACTCTTGCAAAATAGGTCTTAAACACAATCATAAAcggacaaagcgctttgagacGATTAAAACTTTGTTGCGGCGGCTAAAGTCCGTTTCGGCTAACTCTGCTGATTCGCCAAAGATATGACCACCGAGAAGTGTTTACCTAAGGGCAAGTAGATCAGTAGATCTCATTCATTCCATACTAAGCCAGAAAGGTCTCGCTGTCAACCAGATACTACACGTCAACGATTATCTGCTAAGCGCATGCCAGGTTCGTAGATCCAGTGATATAGCGCAAGCTGACAACGGCTATCGGACTCGTCACTATTCTGATGTGAACGAGATAGGGTGCCCTCTTACTAACATATTGGTTAACCAGTCTTCAGAGATTTTTCCCTTGATTAGACACACAAATGAGTTTGATAATAGAATAGCTTGATGATAAGTATATCTGGTAAGGTTAGACACTGCTTCACTAACTTTAAGCGCATAGCTTCTGAGTTCAATGCTAGTATTGTCGCTCTGCTGTCTGAGTGAATACTAACCTCCCTGAAAAATGCTGCACTTCAGAGCAGTAAGCCTACTTCTACTTTATTAGCAGCCGCTTCTGcttgaaaaacactacagtggTCCGGTAGTCTAAAGCTAAGCTTGACGATCTTAAAACATATACAAAAAGCTTTATAAAGgaccagaaaaaataaaaaaatgatgaaATATAACTCAAGAATTTTAACTGGCAGAAGTTCTAATATATGATCTCGGTAAAAAAGGTTTTCGACTGATTTGAGACTGAGAAGGGACAATGACAAGGCAGGATGACAAGGCAGGATGACAATACTTGACCTATGATCTATTCCCCTCTTGAACAGAGATATCTGTTACAGCTTCTAGTACCAGAAATATTTGCATCACTAAGGACAACTATCAACTAAGATATCACTAGACccatgaaaacaacaaatttacaaattcgCCTTATAATATCATActcataaaacattttttattaacttaacaATCTACTGCCTTCCTTATACAATTCTTCTATTATATCCGCATATTTCTCGCAAATGAAAGCACGTCGCGACTTCAAAGTGGGACCTTAAAGCAAGAAAGTTAAAAAGTTTGTTGGAGAAACAACTTGTATACTATATAGCTTCTCTTCTTACCCAACTCGCCTGTTGGCACTGTGAAGTCATGAGGCAATAATGCGAATTTCTGAACCCTTTGAGCACGTGATAAAGCATTTCTATTGGCACGAGTCAAACCTGCTTCTACAGCCGCAACAACCTTTTGGTCCGGCTTAATAACTGATCCTTTATAGTCAATGCTCGGTGTAAACGCTGGTATATTCAGAACTTCCGACAAGCGCGTATAGTGAATGTCAAGCGACTTCAACCAAGAGACAGTATCCAAATGCAGAGTGTCATGCGGTAAGCCAGTGGCGTTGTCAATGTCCGTCTAAAAAGACAGTAAAAGGTGCAAATAACTCTTAAGAATATACTAAACAAGGCACCCACTTTCAGTGTTAGTAGTACCACCAAGAATTTTCGCTTATCGCCCACCACCAGAGCATTGCTGACACATGGTAGTTCGGCTTTGATGAGGTTCTCAATATAAAGAGGTGGTATATTCTCCCCGCCTGCGGTAATCACAATATCCTTTATGCGTCCCGTAATATGTAGGCAACCATCGGTACTCAAGCGGCCCACATCCCCACTGTGCATCCAACCATCTGAGTCAATACATTCGTGGGTCTTTTCCACGTTGTTAAGATAACCCATCATTACGCATCGACCGCGTAGgcaaatctatgaaaatttaaCACCAGTAATATTCAATTGCTTACAAAACTTCAAGAGAAAATTAGTACCTCCCCCTGCCCGTGCTCATTCGGCTTATCGATCTTAGCTTCAATTCCTAACATTACTCTGCCACTACTGTCCAAATGACAATAGCTGCGTGTTAATGTCATAGCACCACCTGCCTCCGAAGAACCGAACATATCAGCGACCGGTATGTCCATGCTGAGGAAGTACTTCTTCGCTTGCGCCGATAATGGAGCACCGCCAGCCCAAAGGTAAGCGCACTGGCCGAGACCGACTTGAGCTTTAAACTTACGCACGATCAATGAAGCGCATATGTAACTGAGGGTTCTCTTTGGTTCACTGAAGAATAgatttgttttagaaaatataaatggttatatatatatattcatgagGAAATACACTGCAGAGTACTTACAGGCCGTCGGCATTGCAGAAATAGCTCTTCAATAAGACTCGCTTGGCCCAACTCGAGAGCAAGCGCCACAAGTACGAGGAGCTCGCTTCGGCTACCAGCAGTTCTTCTTGTATTTTCTCGTAGACACGTGGTACGCCAAATAAACGCGTTGGCTGCGCAATTTGTAAGTTCTTTATCAATTTCCCCTTGAGCGCATCTCGATCCGCGAAATAGACACAATCTCCGCATAGCAAAGGCATCAAAACTTCGAATAGTTGTGCGGCGACATGATTTAGCGGCAAATACGACATTGTTACACCTGGCTCCTTCCTAAAAGGTCCCACAGTtgcataacaaaatttaatatttgagaCGATGGCGTCGTGGGAGAGCATTACTACTTTCGGAAGTCCCGTTGTGCCGGACTAAAAAAGTATACAACAGTTAAAATACTGTAAATTTAAGAGATATCTTATATACAACCGTAAAAATTAGTAACGCGCATTGATTAGCCGCGATCTGTTTCTCTTTAAGCAGCAATTCCTGCCGCAGTTGGGGATCAAATGTCAATGCCATCAAATCCGTCCACAGGTAATAGCCACCGTCTGCTCTCAAATTATCCTCGAAGCTCTCTTCCAACAATATAACTGCACGCAGTAGCGGCAACTCCGTCCTTACGGCACACACCTTCGCCAGCTGCGTCGCATCGCCAACCACACACACCGTGGCAGCCGAGGCCTCTAACGCATGCTTGACTGCCTCTGGCGAGCTGGTCAAATAGATGCCCGAGACCACGGCACCGACCAGTAGCGCGCCGAACTGCACGTAATACCACTCGGGGCAATTGTGGGCCAGCACACAGACGTTACTGTTCTCGGTGAGCCCGATGTGCAGGAGCGCAAGTGCAGCTTTCTCGACATTTCGCTCGTACTCGGCATATGTTGTGGTCGCCCAAGGGATGTTGGTATTAGCTCCGTTTTTACTGTCATACCGCTCATAAGCCAAAGCTGGCGAGTGTGGAAAACGCCGACAACAATCACGAAACAGTTGTGGTATGGTCTGCGGTGCTGCCGCTGTAAGGCCCTGCTTGCCAATGCTTAGAAGCACAGGTTCGGAAAGACTCGTTGATACAAAACTGGTAGCGGGTTTCAGACGGTTTAATGTGGCATATTCTTTAGTTCCGTCCGACATTGCGCATAACAATTTCCACTGTTAACTGCAAGTATACAGATATGGTAAAGAGATTACGGTAAAAACTAATCATTTATTGAGAGCCAAGCTCAAAGAGGTAAGTGTACTCGGACTATAGAgctctaaattttaattttgttctaaTCTTAAACTACATCTTGTATTTGTCATTCGTCAACTGTTTTATCAGAATTTTGTATGCCTATGTGCACAGCCTTTAACCACTGCACCACCTCCTTCTTTTCTCCATATCTCTACCTGTTTGCTTATCAAACCCACTGCAACAACAATCAACAGTTACGCAATCCACATCCGCTTTTCACTTCCTATTGGCTTGcaccacacactcacacacacacacatgtgtgcaCTACCATCACCCACCCCTCCCCCTGCTATGTTGCATTTGGTGTTTTTCGGCAACTCTTTGCGCATTTTATGTTCTGCGGCTGCATCGGCCGCCACTACATcggatgctgctgctgctgcggttGCTGCCGCTTTGACTGCTCGGTTGTGCTGCTGGTTGCGGCTTCTCGCCTGTTACACATATCGGCACTTTTTGTCAAAATTCGCACagattttacttaaattatttaataaaaacttttactaGTGAAAAGCAttcaaatttttactaaatttagtttgccagcaatttttttattccaaaactataattttgaatatttgctAGTAAATTGCACAGTTATATTTCTGAAACAAACAGCAGCCACAGTCGGTGAATGACCACAGCTTAAAGCTTGCTTGTTGGTTGTTGCCGTTTTCCATTTACAGTTATACCTATGCAGCACACGAGTTCTCTTTTGTGAGTTGAGCGAAATTTTCCAACTTTTCACGTGATTTATTGCGTGGAGTTGCTTTTTGAGTAcccacaaatttaatatttattgttacCTCGATTACGCTATAATATTTCTTAGGGCTCCGTTGCTTTTACGTTTATTTTCCAACAGAGTTTTTGATAAAAGGTTGCCATAATCGTTGGCAAATTCGCAACTCTATGAGTTTTTACTAAATGTTAAAAGCTTAAATGGTTTTGAAAGAGTATTACAACGGCGCTTTGTTGCTATGCTTCTAGAAATCCCTAAAACAATaacgaatatacatatgaaaagtTGGTTTTCGTGTTAACAAAATGTTGatgttacaaaaatatttaatgcaaaacattgaaaataaatcCGCCATtactaatttaataaaaaattggcaAGACAAAACTCCGATGGCCTCTCCTTCTGTGGGAGATGCATTAAATGTCGATGATGACAAAACTCCAGAGTTAGTCTGCTGGATGTTCTTTCTGTCCGTTCACACTAAATCAGAATTGATGacccataaataaaaattttaccttATCAAGAGAAACTCCAATTAACTACCTTCGGCGATTAGAGTCATTAGTCATTCGCCATTCTGAATCCGCTACCACCAAAAGCGTCAGAatgttttttacaatatttctgACACAAAATGACAATTTTGTTATTAAGAGACGACAGTCGAGTATACGAAACCGGAACGGACTCTCATTTTCATCCggccaagaactgtcaactcgacAGAATTCTGCCACTGCACCCACAACACAGTTTACATATCGTAAACCTCTTACATGTTTAAGCTTATCGTGGGTCAGaaactattaaatttcaatatgtGAAAAGATTGaactatttttagtaatttgttaaaaattattcctAAGTCGGcataccatagtaaaacacttTTTCTTGgcaaagttcatttttttattcaacatacatacatatgtagttcccGCCAAGGGTGATACACTAATTATAGCAACCCTTCCACTTTTTTTGCAGTACGATTTGTTCTTGCTCCAAAacaggcctcagtttcggcttTCACCCCTTCATGCGTCGAAAAACTATTCCGAGTGAGCATTCGTTTGaaatctgagaacagaaaatagtcgctTGGGGTCAAATCTGAAAAATACGATGGAAGCAGAAGCAATACGAAGCCCAGtgcatggatttttgccatagttttcactgacttgtcaCCAGGTGCGTTGCCTTAATGAAACTGCACTGACTTTTCATTCAAATGTGGCCCTTTTCCGACGACTTCGTCCATAAAACGATTCAACAACGCTATGTAACAGTTGCTGATGGTCCTTACCTTTCAAGCGGTGGCCTCCTAAGCTTATGTCAGGACTGTACGGTGCataactcatcaaatcgatgttttgagtgttGAATAATGCAGTTTTTTCAATCGTTTTTGTGTAAAGCATCAGTGGTGACCGCAACATCAGCTGATTTTGAAAGAGATTCACGAAATTCGCCTTGGTGTGATCAACAACATCC
Proteins encoded in this region:
- the LOC120768344 gene encoding long-chain-fatty-acid--CoA ligase heimdall-like, encoding MSDGTKEYATLNRLKPATSFVSTSLSEPVLLSIGKQGLTAAAPQTIPQLFRDCCRRFPHSPALAYERYDSKNGANTNIPWATTTYAEYERNVEKAALALLHIGLTENSNVCVLAHNCPEWYYVQFGALLVGAVVSGIYLTSSPEAVKHALEASAATVCVVGDATQLAKVCAVRTELPLLRAVILLEESFEDNLRADGGYYLWTDLMALTFDPQLRQELLLKEKQIAANQCALLIFTSGTTGLPKVVMLSHDAIVSNIKFCYATVGPFRKEPGVTMSYLPLNHVAAQLFEVLMPLLCGDCVYFADRDALKGKLIKNLQIAQPTRLFGVPRVYEKIQEELLVAEASSSYLWRLLSSWAKRVLLKSYFCNADGLEPKRTLSYICASLIVRKFKAQVGLGQCAYLWAGGAPLSAQAKKYFLSMDIPVADMFGSSEAGGAMTLTRSYCHLDSSGRVMLGIEAKIDKPNEHGQGEICLRGRCVMMGYLNNVEKTHECIDSDGWMHSGDVGRLSTDGCLHITGRIKDIVITAGGENIPPLYIENLIKAELPCVSNALVVGDKRKFLVVLLTLKTDIDNATGLPHDTLHLDTVSWLKSLDIHYTRLSEVLNIPAFTPSIDYKGSVIKPDQKVVAAVEAGLTRANRNALSRAQRVQKFALLPHDFTVPTGELGPTLKSRRAFICEKYADIIEELYKEGSRLLS